A genomic stretch from Anomalospiza imberbis isolate Cuckoo-Finch-1a 21T00152 chromosome 9, ASM3175350v1, whole genome shotgun sequence includes:
- the DHCR24 gene encoding delta(24)-sterol reductase produces MERERAVGVMSALWSVGAGLLLLLLWVRHRGLEAVLVHHRWVFVCFFLMPLSILFDIYYHLRAWAVWRLHSAPRQHAQRVRHIQEQVREWKKEGSKRYMCTGRPGWLTVSLRVGKYKKTHKNIMINLMDVLEVDSERQVVRVEPLVSMGQLTAYLNPMGWTIPVVPELDDLTVGGLIMGTGIESSSHIYGLFQHTCVAYELVLADGSLVRCSPTENSDLFYAVPWSCGTLGFLVAAEIKMIPAKKYVKIHYEPVRGLQKICEKFTEESKKKENSFVEGLMYSLDEAVIMTGVLTDEAEQSKINRIGNYYKPWFFKHVEKYLKADRTGVEYIPSRHYYHRHTRSIFWELQDIIPFGNNPVFRYLFGWMVPPKISLLKLTQGEAIRKLYEQHHVVQDMLVPMKSLEKSIQTFHVDLNVYPIWLCPFILPNNPGMVHPKGNETELYVDIGAYGEPKSKQFEARASMRQMEKFVRSVHGFQMLYADCYMTREEFWDMFDGSLYHKLREEMNCKDAFPEVYDKICKAARH; encoded by the exons ATGGAGCGCGAGCGGGCGGTGGGCGTCATGTCGGCGCTGTGGTCGGTGGGCgcggggctgctgctcctgctgctgtgggtgcGGCACCGCGGGCTGGAGGCCGTGCTGGTGCACCACCGCTGGGTCTTCGTCTGCTTCTTCCTCATGCCGCTCTCCATCCTCTTCGACATCTACTACCATCTGCGCGCATGGGCCGTGTGGCGCCTCCACAGCGCCCCGCGGCAGCACGCCCAGCGCGTCCGGCACATCCAAGAGCAG GTCCGGGAATGGAAGAAGGAAGGCAGCAAGAGGTACATGTGCACGGGCCGGCCCGGCTGGCTGACGGTGTCACTCCGTGTTGGGAAGTACAAGAAGACTCACAAGAACATCATGATCAATTTAATGGATGTTCTGGAAGTAGACAGTGAAAGACAG gTTGTTCGTGTGGAGCCTTTGGTGTCCATGGGCCAGCTGACTGCATACCTGAATCCCATGGGCTGGACTATTCCTGTGGTACCGGAGCTTGATGATCTCACAGTAG GTGGCCTGATCATGGGAACTGGCATTGAGTCTTCATCCCATATCTATGGACTTTTTCAGCACACCTGTGTGGCCTATGAACTTGTTCTTGCTGATGGAAGCCTTGTGAGATGTTCACCA ACTGAAAACTCAGACCTATTTTATGCAGTGCCTTGGTCTTGTGGTACTCTGGGTTTCCTGGttgcagcagaaataaaaatgattcCTGCCAAGAAATATGTCAAAATACATTATGAGCCAGTAAGAGGACTGCAGAAGATTTGTGAGAAGTTCACTGAAGAGTCTAAGAAAAAGGAGAATAGTTTTGTGGAAGGCCTTATGTATTCCTTGGATGAAGCAGTCATCATGACAGGAGTCTTGACTGATGAAGCTGAGCAAAGCAAG ATAAACAGAATTGGCAACTACTACAAGCCATGGTTCTTTAAGCATGTGGAGAAGTATTTGAAAGCTGACAGGACTGGAGTGGAATACATTCCTTCCCGACATTATTACCACAGACATACTCGCAGTATCTTCTGGGAGCTCCAA GATATCATTCCTTTTGGCAATAACCCCGTGTTCCGTTACCTGTTTGGCTGGatggtccccccaaaaatctctcTGTTGAAGCTGACCCAAGGAGAAGCCATTCGGAAGCTGTACGAGCAGCACCACGTTGTGCAGGACATGCTGGTGCCAATGAAGAGCCTTGAAAAATCCATCCAGACCTTCCACGTTGACCTGAAT GTGTACCCTATTTGGTTATGTCCTTTCATATTGCCCAACAATCCTGGTATGGTCCATCCCAAAGGAAATGAAACCGAACTCTACGTGGATATAGGAGCTTATGGAGAGCCCAAAAGCAAACAATTTGAAGCCAGGGCCTCAATGAGGCAAATGGAAAAGTTTGTAAGAAGTGTGCACGG tTTCCAGATGCTGTATGCAGATTGTTACATGACCCGTGAGGAGTTCTGGGATATGTTTGATGGCTCGTTGTACCACAAGCTGAGGGAGGAGATGAATTGCAAGGATGCCTTTCCAGAAGTTTATGACAAAATCTGCAAAGCTGCAAGGCACTGA
- the TMEM61 gene encoding transmembrane protein 61 has translation MAAASFRYGLTITGAVLLVTGTLCFAWWSDGEVGSGTGARLLPPREAEAVPSSSSSSALLRSVSFFCCGIGGILLIFGLLWSVKANARVVSRRYQYHFPRDLQYFTAEPPEKWNCSTWDASAIPTYEEALTCRPAHAAPAYVQPPGRKEELTPPLYRYLEEDESWQGGRRRSSSDSALFRPSPSWLDAAQPQEPQATPPPSYENISVRGL, from the exons ATGGCAGCCGCCTCTTTCCGCTACGGCCTGACCATCACGGGGGCCGTGCTGCTGGTGACGGGGACGCTGTGCTTCGCCTGGTGGAGTGACGGCGAGGTGGGCTCCGGCACCGGGGCTCGCCTCCTGCCTCCCCGAGAAGCCGAGGCCgtccccagctcctcctcctccagcgcCCTGCTCCGCTCCGTCAGCTTCTTCTGCTGCGGCATCGGCGGCATCCTGCTCATCTTCGGCCTCCTGTGGTCCGTGAAGGCCAACGCCAGGGTGGTGTCCCGGCGCTACCAGTACCATTTCCCCAGGGACCTGCAGTACTTCACGGCGGAGCCTCCGGAGAAGTGGAACTGCAG CACCTGGGATGCCAGTGCCATCCCCACCTATGAAGAAGCCCTGACCTGCAGACCTGCCCACGCTGCCCCGGCCTATGTGCAGCCGccggggaggaaggaggagctCACGCCGCCCCTGTACCGCTACCTGGAGGAGGACGagagctggcagggcggccgccGGCGCAGCTCCTCCGACAGCGCCTTGTTCCGCCCCAGCCCGTCCTGGCTGGACGCggcacagccccaggagccGCAGGCAACGCCTCCCCCCAGCTATGAGAACATCAGCGTCCGGGGGCTCTGA